The proteins below are encoded in one region of Zerene cesonia ecotype Mississippi chromosome 10, Zerene_cesonia_1.1, whole genome shotgun sequence:
- the LOC119829286 gene encoding casein kinase II subunit alpha, which translates to MAVPSKARVYADVNSQKPREYWEYESFVVDWGNQEDFQLVRKLGRGKYSEVFEAINITNDEKCVVKILKPVKKKKIRREIKILENLRGGTNIITLQAVVKDPVSRTPALIFEHVNNTDFKQLYQTLSDYDIRYYLYELLKALDYCHSMGIMHRDVKPHNVMIDHDNRRLRLIDWGLAEFYHPGQEYNVRVASRYFKGPELLVDYQMYDYSLDMWSLGCMLASMIFRKEPFFHGHDNYDQLVRIVKVLGTEELFEYLDKYHIELDPRYNDILGRHSRKRWDRFVHSENQHLVSPEAIDFLDRLLRYDHYERYTAREAMDHPYFYPIVKSQGPMASSNSPTPKALQGTINATE; encoded by the exons ATGGCAGTACCTAGTAAAGCTCGGGTATATGCCGATGTGAACTCACAAAAGCCTAGAGAATATTGGGAATACGAAAGCTTTGTGGTAGATTGGGGTAATCAAGAAGACTTTCAGTTGGTTCGAAAACTTGGGCGTGGAAAATACAGTGAAGTATTTGAGgcaataaatatcacaaatgACGAAAAATgtgtagttaaaatattaaag CCtgttaaaaagaagaaaataagaagagaaataaagatattagaaaatttaagaggaggcacaaatataataacattacaagCCGTGGTAAAGGATCCTGTGTCCCGTACTCCAGCGCTCATATTTGAACATGTTAACAACACTGATTTTAAGCAGTTATATCAAACATTGTCAGATTATGATATAAG gtattatttgtatgaactTCTGAAAGCACTAGATTATTGCCACAGTATGGGCATAATGCACAGAGATGTTAAACCTCACAATGTGATGATTGATCATGATAATAGAAGGTTGCGTCTCATTGATTGGGGTTTAGCTGAGTTTTATCACCCAGGACAAGAATATAATGTTCGTGTTGCCTCTAGGTACTTTAAG GGACCTGAACTACTGGTGGATTATCAAATGTATGACTACTCATTGGACATGTGGTCGCTAGGGTGTATGTTGGCATCCATGATCTTCCGTAAAGAGCCTTTCTTCCATGGTCATGATAATTATGATCAACTTGTACGTATTGTCAAAGTGCTGGGCACTGAAGAACTGTTTGAATATTTGGATAAATACCACATAGAATTGGATCCACGTTATAATGATATACTTGGGAG acATTCTCGTAAAAGGTGGGATCGATTTGTACATTCAGAAAATCAACACTTAGTTTCACCTGAAGCAATAGACTTCCTTGATCGCCTTTTACGTTATGACCATTATGAGCGTTATACAGCTCGTGAAGCCATGGATCATCCATACTTTT ATCCAATTGTGAAGTCGCAAGGCCCAATGGCATCTTCTAATTCACCAACTCCCAAGGCATTGCAAGGAACAATAAATGCAAcagagtaa
- the LOC119829458 gene encoding probable elongation factor 1-delta isoform X2, giving the protein MSALMFEKVWLDKNLYNDAEKNYYESLNKMDNVASLAGVPNTEIQTKLNRLELENSNLKKALDDLRKLVISLQARVESIESTGEAQSKAVAPKAQAQAKEDQESDDGVDLFGSDDEEESAEAAKLREERLAAYNAKKSKKPVLIAKSNIILDVKPWDDETDMKAMEDAVRKIDTDGLLWGAAKLVPLAFGIHKLQISCVVEDDKVSVDWLTEEIEKIEDFVQSVDIAAFNKV; this is encoded by the exons ATGTCTGCTTTAATGTTTGAAAAAGTCTGGCTTGACAAGAATTTGTATAACGAtgctgaaaaaaattattatgagtcTCTGAACAAG ATGGACAATGTAGCGTCATTAGCTGGTGTGCCTAATacagaaatacaaacaaagtTAAATAGACTTGAActtgaaaattcaaatttaaagaaGGCATTAGATGATTTACGCAAATTAGTTATCAGTCTTCAGGCCCGAGTGGAAAGTATCGAATCAACAGGTGAAGCACAATCAAAAGCAGTGGCACCAAAA gcaCAAGCACAAGCTAAGGAAGATCAAGAGTCTGATGATGGGGTTGACTTATTTGGATCAGATGATGAAGAAGAAAGTGCTGAGGCTGCAAAACTCAGAGAAGAAAGACTTGCAGCttataatgcaaaaaaatctaaaa aacCTGTTCTCATTGCAAAgtctaatataattttggaTGTCAAACCTTGGGATGATGAAACTGATATGAAGGCTATGGAAGATGCTGTAAGGAAGATTGACACAGATGGGCTTCTTTGGGGAGCTGCTAAGCTTGTGCCCTTAGCATTTGGCATTCACAAACTCCAAATTTCATGTGTTGTTGAAGACGATAAAGTGTCTGTTGACTGGCTTACagaagaaattgaaaaaattgaagacttt GTACAAAGTGTTGATATTGCTGCTTTtaacaaagtttaa
- the LOC119829692 gene encoding cytoplasmic tRNA 2-thiolation protein 2-B has translation MLCRKCNSEGSLAIRKVYFYCENCFIATIIHKFRSCIGKNTKLKLTDKVLICLSGGISSTVLMDLVMNGISLNSHKKLQITPIFLHVTGFDEHSEAITKSISHHCKIKHLDFHIVNVSQFTSVENNDRNIFEIQHPFNKLSQTTRIDYISKMKQQIFYKVAKEFECNLIFSAETNTKLSEKLLTNLVTGRGSQIENDVGFCDDRHNDIKVLRPMREITKEELDHYVRIKELNPYNSNNVQELNSLQSIISKFVCDLQENTPATISTICKTAEKIGSEEGNETKKYCIACQNRIDVQSAKLTAVSAIAYSKKVSSALKNESIQLEDDLSVSSVFPHIYDSLCYGCSKNYCEIKMEA, from the exons ATGTTATGCAGAAAATGTAATTCTGAAGGATCATTAGCTATaagaaaagtttatttctattgCGAAAATTGTTTCATAGCTACCATTATACATAAGTTTCGATCATGTATTgggaaaaatacaaaattaaaattaaccgataaggttttaatttgtttgtctgGAGGAATATCATCTACAGTTTTGATGGATTTGGTTATGAATGGAATCTCATTAAATAGTCATAAGAAACTTCAGATAACACCAATATTTTTGCATGTAACAG GATTTGATGAACATAGTGAAGCAATTACAAAGTCAATAAGCCACcattgcaaaataaaacatttagatTTTCATATTGTGAATGTTAGTCAGTTTACTTCAGTAGAAAATAATgacagaaatatttttgaaatacagCATCCATTCAATAAACTTTCTCAAACCACAAGAATTGATTACATTTCTAAAATGaaacaacaaattttttacaaagtGGCTAAGGaatttgaatgtaatttaatattttctgcagaaacaaacacaaaattatcTGAAAAATTACTAACCAATTTAGTAACAGGAAGGGGCTCCCAAATAGAAAATGATGTT GGTTTTTGTGATGACCGTCACAACGATATTAAGGTTTTGCGACCCATGAGAGAAATAACCAAAGAAGAACTTGACCATTATGTAAGAATAAAGGAGTTGAATCCCTATAACAGTAACAATGTTCAAGAACTAAATAGTTTACAATCtatcatttcaaaatttgtatgtgatctacaagaaaatactcctgCTACAATTTCCACAATTTGCAAAACTGCTGAAAAAATTGGTTCCGAGGAAGgaaatgaaactaaaaaatattgtatagctTGCCAG aataGAATTGATGTTCAATCTGCCAAATTAACAGCTGTTTCTGCAATAGCTTACTCAAAAAAGGTTTCGTCGGCCTTGAAAAATGAAAGTATACAATTGGAAGATGATTTATCAGTTAGTTCAGTGTTTCCTCATATTTATGATTCTTTGTGTTATGGATgtagtaaaaattattgtgaaataaaaatggaggcataa
- the LOC119829458 gene encoding probable elongation factor 1-delta isoform X1 codes for MSALMFEKVWLDKNLYNDAEKNYYESLNKSQSNPLAVAGSSLASEVAKARQHIKNSLECMDNVASLAGVPNTEIQTKLNRLELENSNLKKALDDLRKLVISLQARVESIESTGEAQSKAVAPKAQAQAKEDQESDDGVDLFGSDDEEESAEAAKLREERLAAYNAKKSKKPVLIAKSNIILDVKPWDDETDMKAMEDAVRKIDTDGLLWGAAKLVPLAFGIHKLQISCVVEDDKVSVDWLTEEIEKIEDFVQSVDIAAFNKV; via the exons ATGTCTGCTTTAATGTTTGAAAAAGTCTGGCTTGACAAGAATTTGTATAACGAtgctgaaaaaaattattatgagtcTCTGAACAAG aGCCAAAGTAATCCACTAGCGGTGGCTGGGTCATCACTAGCTAGTGAAGTAGCAAAAGCAAgacaacacattaaaaattcacTTGAATGT ATGGACAATGTAGCGTCATTAGCTGGTGTGCCTAATacagaaatacaaacaaagtTAAATAGACTTGAActtgaaaattcaaatttaaagaaGGCATTAGATGATTTACGCAAATTAGTTATCAGTCTTCAGGCCCGAGTGGAAAGTATCGAATCAACAGGTGAAGCACAATCAAAAGCAGTGGCACCAAAA gcaCAAGCACAAGCTAAGGAAGATCAAGAGTCTGATGATGGGGTTGACTTATTTGGATCAGATGATGAAGAAGAAAGTGCTGAGGCTGCAAAACTCAGAGAAGAAAGACTTGCAGCttataatgcaaaaaaatctaaaa aacCTGTTCTCATTGCAAAgtctaatataattttggaTGTCAAACCTTGGGATGATGAAACTGATATGAAGGCTATGGAAGATGCTGTAAGGAAGATTGACACAGATGGGCTTCTTTGGGGAGCTGCTAAGCTTGTGCCCTTAGCATTTGGCATTCACAAACTCCAAATTTCATGTGTTGTTGAAGACGATAAAGTGTCTGTTGACTGGCTTACagaagaaattgaaaaaattgaagacttt GTACAAAGTGTTGATATTGCTGCTTTtaacaaagtttaa